The segment TAACTATTCCTTATTTGCTGCGGTTTACCCGACTTACAGTTGAACACCAGAGAAAGACATAAAGCCCAACGCCATTAGACCTACAGTAATGAACGTGATACCTAGACCACGTAAACCTGGAGGCACGTCAGAGTACTTCATTTTCTCACGGATACCTGCAAGAGCTACGATAGCGAGCATCCAACCCACACCAGAACCGAAACCGTAAACAACAGATTCAGCAAAGTTGTAGTCACGTTGTACCATGAAAGATACACCACCGAAGATTGCACAGTTTACTGTGATCAGCGGTAGGAAGATGCCTAGCGCGTTGTACAGAGGTGGGAAGAAACGGTCTAGAACCATCTCTAGGATCTGTACAAGTGCAGCGATTACACCGATAAAGGTGATGAAGTTTAGGAAGCTAAGGTCTACGCCCTCAACTAACGCATTCTCTTTCAGTACAAGGTTGTACACTAGGTTGTTTACCGGTACAGCGATAGTCAGTACTACCACAACCGCAACACCTAGACCGAAAGAGGTCTTTACTTTCTTAGATACCGCAAGGAATGTACACATACCTAGGAAGAAAGACAGTGCCATGTTTTCGATGAAAATCGATTTAACTAACAGACTGATGTAATGTTCCATGACGCCCTTACTCCTTCGCTTCTACTTGTTCTGGCTTCAGAATGCGGATTACCCAGATTAGGAAGCCGATCAGGAAGAATGCAGATGGTGCTAGTAGCATTAGACCGTTAGGTTGGTACCAACCACCATTGCTCACTAGAGGTAGCACTTCCATACCGAACAATTTGCCTGAGCCGAATAGTTCACGGAAGAAACCAACAGTGATTAGAACGAAACCGTAACCAAGACCGTTACCAATACCATCGATAAATGATGGGAATGGAGCAGACTTCATCGCGAACGCTTCAGCACGACCCATTACGATACAGTTGGTAATGATAAGACCAACGAATACAGATAGCTGCTTAGAGATATCGTATAGGTAAGCTTTCAATACTTGGTCTACCACGATTACTAGAGATGCGATGATCGCCATTTGAACGATGATACGCACACTGTTAGGAATGTGGTTACGGATTAGCGAAACAAATAGGTTAGAGAATGCAGTAACGAACATTACCGCAATCGTCATAACGAATGCTGTCTCTAGTTTGGTTGTTACTGCAAGAGCAGAACATACACCAAGAACTTGTAGCGCGATTGGGTTGTTATCCAACACCGGCGCCATAATGCTCTTTTTAATGTTTTGTGCACTAGACATTAGTTCAGACCTCCGTCACGAACTTTTGCTAGGAACGGACCAAAGCCCATATCGCCTAACCAGAAGTCGAATGTACCTTGAACACCGTTACCAGTCAGTGTTGCGCCTGATAGGCCATCAACACCGTGCTCAGAACCTGCTGGTGCGCCACCTTTAACAATCTTGATTGCTGGTTTGTGGTTTTCGTCGAATAGTTTCTTACCAACGAATTGTGCGCGCCAAGATGGGTTCTCAACTTCACCACCAAGTCCAGGAGTTTCACCCTGTTCGTAGTAAGTGATACCGTCAATAGTGTTACCGTCAGTTTGAACAGCCACGAAAGCGTACATCATTGACCATAGACCCGTACCGTGTACTGGGATGATCACTTTAGACACTTCGCCACCTTGTTTAACTAGGTAAACAATACCTACGTCAGCACGACGAAGGATCTTCGCCTTGTCTTGTTCAGCCGTTAACTTGATTGAGTGAGTAGGCTCTTTCGCAGCTTTACGCTGATCGTAGTTTGCCGCTGTTAAACCATCTTCAGTTTTCTCAACGAAGTTACCAGTTTTAAAGTCTACTAGACGAGGCTCAATGTACTCTGCAAATAGCTCAGGAACTTTCTTGCCATCGGCTTGAATACCTGCAACTTCAACGATTTTCGATTGTTTATCTAGAATCGCGTTTGCTTTTTGTTGGCCACGTAGAGCGACTGCCGCTGTTGATACAACGATTGAGCACACTAAGCTCAATGCGATAACAACAAACAGCGTCTTTTTAATGCTATCGTTATTACTTGCCATAGCGTGCTAGTCTCCGCTTGATGTTCTTCTCGATGACTACATGGTCGAACAGAGGTGCAAATAGGTTCGCGAATAGAATCGCCAGCATCATACCTTCTGGGTACGCTGGGTTAACTACACGAATCATCACACACATTGCACCAATCAAAATACCGTACCACCACTTACCTGAGTTAGTGAATGACGCTGATACTGGGTCGGTTGCCATGAAGAACATACCGAATGCGAAGCCACCTAGAACTAGGTGCCAATGCCAAGGCATGCTAAACATTGCGTTTGAATCAGAACCGATAACGTTGAACAGCGTCGCTGTTGCAATCATACCGATCATCACACCCGCAATAATGCGCCATGAAGCGATTCGCATGTAAACGATCATTGCCGCACCAATCATAAGTGCCAGCGTTGATACTTCACCAATTGAACCTGGGATGTTACCGATAAACGCATCCATCCAAGTAATTGGAGCACCAGTGATGTTGTTGATCAGAGCACCGTTACCACCTTGAGCCCATTGGCTTAGTGCTGTTGCACCAGAGAAGCCATCAGCTGCAGTCCATACTAAGTCACCTGAAATCTGTGCTGGGTAAGCAAAGAATAGGAAAGCACGACCAGCAAGCGCTGGGTTAAGGAAGTTACGACCTGTACCACCGAAGATCTCTTTAGCAACAACAACACCAAAGGTAATACCTAGTGCTGCTTGCCATAGAGGTAGCGTTGGCGGAACAATCAATGCGAATAGAATCGAAGTAACAAAGAAACCTTCGTTGACTTCGTGCTTACGCACCATACAGAACAGCACTTCCCAGAAACCACCCACAAGGAATACAGTGGCATAAATTGGTAGGAAGTATGTCGCACCAAGAATCATCTTGCTGCCAACACCTGCATCAGCCGCAATCGTGCCGCCTAGCATCTCTGTTAACCAGTAGTGCCAGTTGCCTGCTACTACTGCCGCTAGTTGCTCACCAGCGTACATGTGGTTAAGTGCTGCGATAGCTTGGCCACCCGCGTTGTACATACCCCAGAACATTGCTGGGAATACCGCGAACCAAACCATGATCATGATACGTTTTAAGTCAACGCTATCACGAACGTGCGAGCTTTTTTGTGTCACTAGACCAGGCGTGTAGAAAACTGTTGCTACAGCTTCGTACAGGGCAAACCATTTTTCATGCTTACCGCCTGGCTCAAAGTGATGCTCGATGTCTTCAAGAAACTTTTTAAGAGCCATGAAAATTACCCTTCCTTCTCAATCGTGTCTAAGCACTCACGAAGTAACATGCCGTACTCGTATTTACCTGGACATACAAAGGTACACAAAGCTAGATCTTCTTCATCCAGTTCTAGAGCACCCAGCGCTTGAGCACTGTCTGTGTCACCAGCACATAGATCGCGAAGTAGCAATGTCGGCTCCATATCTAATGGCATTACACGCTCGTAACTACCGATTGGAACCATTGAGCGGTCACTACCGTTGGTCGAAGTTGTCATGTTGAACAACTGACCTTTGAATAGGTGACCTAGGAAAGATTTCGTAACAGAGAACTTGTTCTTACCAGGCATAGCCCAGCCAAGCAGTTCTTTCTCACGACCTTCACGTAATACCGAAACCTGTTGGTGGTAACGACCTAGGTACGCGTGTGGACCAATAGCGTGAGTACCAGTTAGTACTGAGCCAGAAATCACACGAACTTCACCAGGCATTAACTCGTTGTCAGTCAACTCTTCTAGGCTCGCACCAATGATTGTACGAACTAGACGTGGCTTGTTCACCACTGGACCTGCTAGAGAGACAACACGCTCAACAGATAGCTCACCAGTTAGGAACAACTTACCGAACGCAATCACGTCTTGGTAGTTGATGCTCCACGCCACATTGTTTGCATTTACTGGGTATAGGAAATGCATGTGGGTGCCAGCAAGACCTGCTGGGTGAGGACCGTCAAACACGTGCTCTTCAACATTTGACTGAGAAGAACGAGGAAGGCTTGAGCCAGATTTACAAACGTAAACCTTGTCTTCCGTTAGGGCTGAAAGGACGTCAAGACCAGCGACGAACGCTTCTTTCTCTTCGTTGATAATCAACTCAGGCTGAGCTGCAAGAGGATTAGTATCCATTGCAGTCACAAAGATAGCCTTAGTAGAAGAAGCAACAGCTGGTACCTTGCTGAACGGACGAGTACGTAAAGCTGTCCAAAGACCTGAATCAATCAGCTGAGTTTTGATCGTTTCACGATCTAGACCTGCTAGTTGACCAGCTTCAAACTTGTCGAAAGTAACCTGTTCGTCACCTGCAGCTTCAATCACTACTGATTGAAGTACACGTTTCGCACCACGGTTAACTTCGATAACTTTACCGCTGATTGGCGAAGTAAATTTAACGCCTGGGTTCTTCTTATCTTCAAAAAGAACTTGAGCTTTCTTTACTTCGTCACCTACGCGGACATGCATAGTAGGACGCATGCCAACGTACTCTTCGCCAAGCAAGGCGACTTTCTTGATGGATTTACCATCATTAATCACCTGGGTAGGAGTTCCTGCGATAGGAAGGTCCAGACCCTTCTTTATTGTAATCATACGCACTTGCACTACTTTATCGGGAAAAAGATTCTTTAATTGCGTAACTTTTAGACACGACATCAGTGTCCGGTTCTGGTGCGTCTGTGGCACCAAAATCGCAACATCCTATTAAAACTCTCGTCACATATTAATTGCGAGATTCATCAGGGGCGATAGTCTATCATCAATTGGGAATATGATGCCATGACCAATGGGGGGGATACTGCGAATAAATGTTAGGAATTGAGTTTAAAAGGTTAAAGAATAGTCATAACTTTGAAGTGTCGCACATCGTGACAAAACTCTAACTCGCTTGAAAACTAATGATAATTAACATAATGAAACAAATTATGTTAATTTGTCGCAATTCTTTTTTTGTTTCCACATTGTTAATGGCTTTATAAATCGCCGACAAAAAAAGCAGCCTTAGCTGCTTCTTTTAAAGTCACTTATCGCCACCTAAACACATTGGGCTATGCGGCGCTTGTTGCACCTCACTCCACTCTTGCGGTGTGTAGGTATGGATCGCAAGAGCATGAATATGATTAGCTAATTCATCCGCTAATGTTTGATTCACCAAACGATGTCTTGCAATCAAACGTAAGCCTTCAAATTGTTCACTGACCACGATCACTTTGAAATGGCTTTCCGACCCTGGCGCGACGTTGTGCATAAAGCTTTCATTAATAACATCAAGATGAGTTGGGGTGAGTTGTTGGTGTAGTTTGGTTTTAATCGTCTCTTCCATCATGATAAAACTCCACTTCCTATTAACAGTATGACTATTTATTTATGTTATTCGGGCATCTTAGACTGCTCGAACTTAAATCTAAAGGTTTTAGTTTCCAGTTCCTTCGTCATCTGCGACAATTTCACTTAACTTAACATCCATCAAGCGTTCCATTTATGAAAACTGAGCTTAC is part of the Vibrio ponticus genome and harbors:
- the nqrE gene encoding NADH:ubiquinone reductase (Na(+)-transporting) subunit E — its product is MEHYISLLVKSIFIENMALSFFLGMCTFLAVSKKVKTSFGLGVAVVVVLTIAVPVNNLVYNLVLKENALVEGVDLSFLNFITFIGVIAALVQILEMVLDRFFPPLYNALGIFLPLITVNCAIFGGVSFMVQRDYNFAESVVYGFGSGVGWMLAIVALAGIREKMKYSDVPPGLRGLGITFITVGLMALGFMSFSGVQL
- a CDS encoding NADH:ubiquinone reductase (Na(+)-transporting) subunit D produces the protein MSSAQNIKKSIMAPVLDNNPIALQVLGVCSALAVTTKLETAFVMTIAVMFVTAFSNLFVSLIRNHIPNSVRIIVQMAIIASLVIVVDQVLKAYLYDISKQLSVFVGLIITNCIVMGRAEAFAMKSAPFPSFIDGIGNGLGYGFVLITVGFFRELFGSGKLFGMEVLPLVSNGGWYQPNGLMLLAPSAFFLIGFLIWVIRILKPEQVEAKE
- a CDS encoding Na(+)-translocating NADH-quinone reductase subunit C — protein: MASNNDSIKKTLFVVIALSLVCSIVVSTAAVALRGQQKANAILDKQSKIVEVAGIQADGKKVPELFAEYIEPRLVDFKTGNFVEKTEDGLTAANYDQRKAAKEPTHSIKLTAEQDKAKILRRADVGIVYLVKQGGEVSKVIIPVHGTGLWSMMYAFVAVQTDGNTIDGITYYEQGETPGLGGEVENPSWRAQFVGKKLFDENHKPAIKIVKGGAPAGSEHGVDGLSGATLTGNGVQGTFDFWLGDMGFGPFLAKVRDGGLN
- a CDS encoding NADH:ubiquinone reductase (Na(+)-transporting) subunit B; amino-acid sequence: MALKKFLEDIEHHFEPGGKHEKWFALYEAVATVFYTPGLVTQKSSHVRDSVDLKRIMIMVWFAVFPAMFWGMYNAGGQAIAALNHMYAGEQLAAVVAGNWHYWLTEMLGGTIAADAGVGSKMILGATYFLPIYATVFLVGGFWEVLFCMVRKHEVNEGFFVTSILFALIVPPTLPLWQAALGITFGVVVAKEIFGGTGRNFLNPALAGRAFLFFAYPAQISGDLVWTAADGFSGATALSQWAQGGNGALINNITGAPITWMDAFIGNIPGSIGEVSTLALMIGAAMIVYMRIASWRIIAGVMIGMIATATLFNVIGSDSNAMFSMPWHWHLVLGGFAFGMFFMATDPVSASFTNSGKWWYGILIGAMCVMIRVVNPAYPEGMMLAILFANLFAPLFDHVVIEKNIKRRLARYGK
- a CDS encoding Na(+)-translocating NADH-quinone reductase subunit A, yielding MITIKKGLDLPIAGTPTQVINDGKSIKKVALLGEEYVGMRPTMHVRVGDEVKKAQVLFEDKKNPGVKFTSPISGKVIEVNRGAKRVLQSVVIEAAGDEQVTFDKFEAGQLAGLDRETIKTQLIDSGLWTALRTRPFSKVPAVASSTKAIFVTAMDTNPLAAQPELIINEEKEAFVAGLDVLSALTEDKVYVCKSGSSLPRSSQSNVEEHVFDGPHPAGLAGTHMHFLYPVNANNVAWSINYQDVIAFGKLFLTGELSVERVVSLAGPVVNKPRLVRTIIGASLEELTDNELMPGEVRVISGSVLTGTHAIGPHAYLGRYHQQVSVLREGREKELLGWAMPGKNKFSVTKSFLGHLFKGQLFNMTTSTNGSDRSMVPIGSYERVMPLDMEPTLLLRDLCAGDTDSAQALGALELDEEDLALCTFVCPGKYEYGMLLRECLDTIEKEG
- a CDS encoding BolA family protein — protein: MMEETIKTKLHQQLTPTHLDVINESFMHNVAPGSESHFKVIVVSEQFEGLRLIARHRLVNQTLADELANHIHALAIHTYTPQEWSEVQQAPHSPMCLGGDK